A window of Silurus meridionalis isolate SWU-2019-XX chromosome 4, ASM1480568v1, whole genome shotgun sequence contains these coding sequences:
- the LOC124383755 gene encoding uncharacterized protein LOC124383755, which produces MYPSLAAMKVSDTGETSAKKNPKKGLKKKPKDEESSDSSSDSSSDSSDDDSDPDDVGPDAGTLPDPPPWNAACVWVAKPSGVQVTPPSPSALKDIISLLPPPDKPLPFVDMLIKSSRNCQLTGADYRFILQSKLGDSYDEDSLLGHVPVLKYPNDEVVNEEIKEEEEGGEAAGGAEEGVRPRRKKKTTRGVVTPCVSPYNTPVNPVPKPDGSWRFTQDLRKINELIIPVATIVPDVSSVIASIPCTHTVFSVIDLCSAFFSVPVGKETQPLFAFTHRGQQYTWTRLPQGYIDSPAVFSTRHSIWGVGSGTWGRHATLCVSFKIP; this is translated from the exons ATGTATCCATCGCTAGCCGCGATGAAGGTCTCCGACACAGGAGAAACATCAGCCAAGAAAAACCCAAAGAAGGGGCTAAAAAAGAAACCCAAGGACGAGGAATCTAGTGATTCCAGTTCCGACTCTAGCTCTGACAGCTCAGATGATGACAGTGACCCTGATGATGTTGGTCCCGATGCTGGGACGCTTCCCGATCCTCCCCCGTGGAATGCAGCATGTGTATGGGTAGCTAAACCCTCAGGAGTACAGGTTACTCCGCCTTCACCATCTGCTCTGAAAGATATCATTAGTCTCTTGCCCCCCCCTGATAAACCTCTGCCTTTTGTCGATATGTTAATCAAAAGTTCGCGTAACTGTCAGCTGACTGGCGCAGATTATAGATTCATCTTGCAAAGTAAACTAGGCGATAGTTATGACGAGGATAGTTTGCTTGGACACGTCCCGGTGTTAAAATATCCGAATGACGAAGTAGTTAATGAGGAgataaaggaggaggaggaggggggagAGGCGGCAGGAGGAGCAGAAGAAGGAGTAAGGCCGCgtagaaagaagaaaacaacacGG GGCGTTGTCACCCCATGCGTCAGCCCATACAACACACCGGTTAATCCTGTTCCAAAACCAGATGGCTCGTGGAGATTCACCCAAGATCTGCGAAAAATAAACGAACTGATTATTCCAGTCGCAACAATTGTCCCTGACGTCTCCTCCGTTATAGCCTCAATTCCATGTACTCATACAGTCTTTTCTGTGATTGACCTCTGTTCTGCTTTCTTCAGTGTTCCTGTAGGGAAGGAGACGCAGCCTCTCTTTGCCTTCACACACAGGGGGCAGCAGTACACGTGGACTAGGCTGCCACAGGGGTATATCGATTCCCCCGCGGTCTTCTCAACCAGGCACAGCATCTGGGGTGTTGGCTCAGGAACATGGGGGAGGCATGCGACCTTGTGCGTTTCTTTCAAAATCCCTTGA
- the LOC124383754 gene encoding uncharacterized protein LOC124383754 has protein sequence MAAIVLLLLTLLGTGLPVQAHPHDNTFWQFANWTARQHTNESCYVCQAFPMSTTATSLKPRNDTLTDTLVAMAHICITDTCISQNHTYASQNYTHWSYLNHTGSRWCQNNTDKSTCISALRTTLKMDTRSNAYIPGFQAFQGPNHQYVVCMERNSSTILGKLARKSCNQTYVERRGKNATGCSLHPGENGTTWKQDWYWVCGKRVYLYLPTGWGGRCAYTRFSAHLSIILHNRTHNVRHKRDATDQSFPPPEHQLKTKLAKFGDVFFPRMGVTHLWNQIEVTHYRLATFANETIRAIEGVRTELTALRLTAVQNRLALDMLLAARGGVCAVIGDSCCTFIPAHDDAHGEISQAVEKMRNTIHAIKEDEQGDKSGWGIWYVLFGQWTPYLSMVVPV, from the coding sequence ATGGCTGCCATCGTTCTACTACTCCTCACCCTGCTTGGGACAGGGTTACCCGTCCAAGCCCATCCACATGACAACACCTTTTGGCAGTTCGCCAATTGGACCGCACGACAGCACACCAACGAGTCCTGCTATGTGTGTCAGGCTTTCCCGATGTCAACCACCGCCACTAGCCTAAAACCCCGCAATGACACTCTCACGGACACCCTTGTAGCCATGGCACATATTTGTATTACTGATACCTGCATATCACAAAATCATACCTATGCCTCGCAGAATTATACTCATTGGTCATATCTTAACCACACTGGTAGTAGATGGTGTCAGAATAACACCGACAAGTCTACTTGTATCTCAGCCCTTCGGACCACCCTTAAGATGGATACTAGAAGTAATGCTTACATCCCGGGTTTCCAGGCTTTTCAGGGACCTAATCATCAGTATGTAGTATGCATGGAAAGAAATAGTAGTACCATTTTGGGTAAGTTAGCAAGGAAAAGCTGTAATCAAACTTATGTTGAACGTAGAGGGAAGAACGCGACAGGTTGTTCATTACATCCTGGGGAGAATGGCACCACCTGGAAGCAGGATTGGTATTGGGTGTGTGGGAAAagggtttatttgtatttacctACGGGCTGGGGAGGGAGGTGTGCATACACCCGATTCTCCGCCCACCTATCTATAATACTGCATAATCGCACTCACAATGTTCGTCACAAGAGAGATGCAACTGATCAGTCATTTCCACCTCCTGAACATCAACTGAAAACCAAGCTCGCCAAATTCggggatgttttttttccacggATGGGTGTAACCCACTTGTGGAATCAGATCGAGGTAACACACTATCGTCTAGCCACGTTTGCCAATGAGACAATCCGAGCCATTGAGGGTGTTCGAACCGAGCTTACAGCCCTTCGCTTAACGGCCGTGCAGAATCGCCTGGCCCTAGACATGCTCCTTGCTGCTCGCGGGGGGGTTTGCGCGGTTATAGGCGATAGCTGTTGTACGTTCATACCCGCCCACGATGATGCTCATGGAGAAATAAGCCAAGCCGTCGAAAAAATGCGAAACACCATACATGCGATTAAGGAAGACGAACAGGGTGATAAGAGCGGGTGGGGAATCTGGTATGTCCTATTTGGGCAATGGACACCCTATCTGTCCATGGTTGTTCCTGTGTAG